The Anopheles merus strain MAF chromosome 2L, AmerM5.1, whole genome shotgun sequence genome has a segment encoding these proteins:
- the LOC121594796 gene encoding uncharacterized protein K02A2.6-like translates to MSSPEETPIIEEQRRLSQNGVLNTGFIHPQPPQHTPSDSSPLQQTLQLLQQQLAQQQQQMAQQQQLLSQLVQQQQQQQPPTPDLQFVPKPSNPELILEALAGNISEFRYDPEAGVTFESWYTRFNEMVEKLTVLFGKMESVLSKRFKCLNITKTRTEDLLAFTCRVNKACVDAEFSSMTEEDFKCLILVCGLKDESVQEIRMKLLAAIEDRKNATLEQLAADCQRLVRVKADSAMIATDTSERVQAVQARNNRQWHRNTNNERYPKPAPRNEASKPRTLCWLCGAANVLHWTRDCTYRTNKCRDCGRTGHREGFCNSSQRRRGRPRFDHRRAVSSRVVRVNVCSVQQKRKFVSIPIGEKPARLQLDTGSDITVINQQLWKQLGKPHLNPPKVRAKAATGEVFGLQGEFEANVSINNTTKQATIRVSKADVSLFGADLIHLFGLGTVPMDSYCNHIATAEPRSWEKEFPSLFSGTGLCTKAQIHLELQQGSRPVFRPKRPVAYAMEDAVNKELDRLENLGIISSCDYSDWAAPVVVVRKANGKIRLCGDYSTGLNAALHPHEYPLPLPQDIFSKLARCVIFSQIDLSDAFLQVEIEAKSRPLLTINTHRGLYHYNRLPPGIKVAPGAFQQIMDKMLAGVNGVSAYMDDVIVGGKTQEEHDAALEETLKRIRDYGFTIRSEKCAFNKSEIRYLGHIIDSRGLRPDPAKIDAIKNLPAPKDVTGVRSSIGAINFYAKFIPNMRNLRYPLDKLLLAGSVFQWTPECQKAFDQFKALLSTELLLTHYDPTRDIVVSADASSVGLGATLCHKYPDGSLKVVQHASRALSKAEIGYSQIDREGLAIIFAVTKFHPMIYGRHFTLQTDHRPLVRIFGSKKGIPTYTANRLQRFALTLQLYDMDIEYVATGSFGNADVLSRLIHHHAKPEAEYVIASLELENDLRSVAINALSSFPLCFRDVETATQTDPLLRKVHKYVQDGWPHDVSFGADLAR, encoded by the exons ATGTCCAGCCCAGAAGAGACGCCGATCATCGAGGAGCAACGTCGTCTCTCACAAAATGGGGTCCTGAACACAGGGTTCATTCACCCCCAGCCACCGCAGCACACGCCATCGGATTCATCGCCGCTGCAGCAAACGCTGCAGCTTTTACAACAGCAATtggcccaacagcagcagcaaatggcacagcaacagcaactgtTATCGCAGCtcgtgcaacaacaacagcagcagcagccaccgaCCCCCGATCTGCAATTTGTGCCAAAACCGAGCAACCCGGAGTTGATACTGGAAGCCCTCGCCGGTAATATTAGTGAGTTCCGGTACGATCCAGAAGCGGGAGTAACATTCGAATCATGGTACACGCG CTTCAACGAAATGGTGGAAAAGCTTACCGTCCTGTTCGGCAAAATGGAGTCGGTATTAAGCAAACGCTTCAAGTGTCTTAATATTACCAAAACGCGCACCGAGGATCTGCTAGCATTTACCTGTCGAGTTAATAAAGCGTGCGTCGATGCAGAATTTTCTTCGATGACGGAGGAAGATTTTAAGTGCCTCATCCTCGTATGCGGATTAAAGGACGAAAGCGTACAGGAGATAAGAATGAAACTGTTAGCCGCCATTGAAGACAGGAAGAACGCCACCCTAGAGCAGCTAGCAGCAGATTGTCAACGTTTAGTGCGTGTAAAAGCTGATAGCGCTATGATCGCTACGGACACTAGTGAGCGAGTACAGGCAGTGCAAGCCAGAAACAACCGCCAGTGGCATCGAAATACCAACAACGAGCGCTACCCCAAACCAGCACCCCGAAACGAAGCCTCCAAACCCCGCACCCTGTGCTGGCTTTGTGGTGCTGCCAATGTGCTGCATTGGACCCGGGACTGCACCTACAGAACCAACAAGTGCCGAGATTGTGGACGTACAGGTCATCGAGAGGGTTTCTGCAACTCGTCACAACGGCGCAGAGGACGACCGCGATTCGATCATCGCCGTGCAGTGTCATCGCGAGTAGTACGTGTCAACGTATGCAGCGTGCAGCAGAAGCGGAAATTTGTCAGCATACCCATCGGAGAGAAGCCAGCTCGACTACAGCTAGACACCGGATCGGACATCACTGTCATTAACCAGCAACTATGGAAGCAGTTGGGTAAGCCTCACCTCAACCCACCCAAGGTAAGAGCGAAAGCAGCTACTGGTGAAGTTTTCGGCCTTCAAGGTGAGTTTGAAGCGAACGTGAGCATTAATAATACCACCAAGCAAGCGACAATTCGCGTGTCAAAAGCGGATGTGTCATTGTTCGGGGCTGATTTAATTCATCTATTCGGCTTGGGGACCGTCCCGATGGATAGCTATTGCAATCACATAGCCACAGCTGAACCACGATCCTGGGAGAAAGAATTTCCTTCGCTTTTTAGTGGAACGGGCCTGTGCACCAAGGCACAAATTCACCTAGAGCTGCAACAAGGGAGCAGACCAGTTTTTCGACCGAAACGTCCGGTTGCATACGCGATGGAAGATGCTGTAAATAAAGAGTTGGATCGGCTTGAGAATCTAGGCATCATCAGTTCCTGCGACTATTCGGATTGGGCAGCACCAGTCGTAGTGGTTCGAAAGGCGAACGGCAAAATACGGCTTTGCGGAGACTATAGCACCGGACTCAATGCAGCATTACACCCGCACGAATATCCGCTTCCTTTACCCCAGGACATTTTTTCTAAGCTAGCCCGTTGCGTAATATTTTCACAAATTGATTTATCCGATGCATTTTTGCAGGTAGAAATAGAAGCAAAGAGCCGACCCCTGCTGACAATTAATACGCATCGTGGTCTATACCATTACAACAGGCTTCCTCCAGGCATAAAAGTGGCCCCTGGTGCTTTTCAGCAGATAATGGATAAAATGCTCGCCGGGGTAAATGGAGTATCTGCTTACATGGATGACGTAATAGTTGGAGGGAAAACACAGGAAGAGCATGATGCAGCTCTTGAAGAAACGCTGAAGCGCATAAGGGACTATGGGTTTACCATCCGGAGTGAAAAGTGCGCATTCAACAAGTCGGAAATACGCTACTTGGGGCATATCATCGACAGCCGAGGCCTACGACCCGACCCGGCAAAGATCGACGCCATCAAAAATTTGCCAGCTCCAAAAGATGTAACAGGCGTTCGATCATCCATCGGTGCGATAAATTTTTATGCCAAGTTTATCCCCAACATGCGTAACTTGCGCTACCCATTGGATAAGTTGCTGCTAGCCGGAAGTGTGTTCCAGTGGACACCCGAATGTCAGAAAGCTTTTGACCAATTTAAAGCCCTCTTGTCCACGGAGCTCTTGCTCACACACTACGATCCAACGCGCGACATAGTTGTGTCCGCCGATGCATCATCAGTTGGCTTAGGAGCAACGCTATGCCACAAGTACCCAGACGGATCCCTAAAAGTGGTACAACACGCATCCAGAGCACTCAGCAAGGCGGAGATTGGTTATAGCCAAATCGACAGAGAAGGACTGGCAATAATTTTCGCTGTAACCAAATTTCATCCCATGATATACGGTCGTCATTTCACACTGCAGACCGACCACCGACCATTGGTACGCATATTTGGCAGTAAGAAAGGAATTCCGACATACACAGCAAACCGGCTGCAGAGGTTTGCACTAACTCTTCAGCTGTATGACATGGACATCGAGTATGTAGCAACAGGCTCATTTGGAAACGCCGATGTGTTATCTCGGCTCATACATCATCACGCCAAACCTGAAGCTGAATACGTCATCGCCAGCCTGGAGTTAGAAAACGACTTAAGGTCAGTTGCCATTAATGCGCTTAGCTCATTTCCTTTATGTTTTAGAGACGTTGAGACAGCTACGCAGACTGACCCCTTGCTCCGGAAAGTCCATAAGTACGTGCAGGACGGTTGGCCGCATGATGTTTCATTCGGAGCAGATTTGGCACGGTAG
- the LOC121594797 gene encoding uncharacterized protein K02A2.6-like yields MQRMKAIARSYLYWPMIDDDIVSYVASCGSCLAAAKAPPRATPATWPTPSGAWHRVHVDYAGPLEGYYFLVVVDAFSKWPEIYKTTSTTTSATISMLRNIFARFGMPETLVSDNGPQFTSALFAEFCNSSGIEHITTAPFHPQSNGQAERFVDTLKRALRKIQSDETSLDEALELFLMTYRSTPNAQLSQQKSPAEEMFGRPIRTALELLRPPSSHSLSPSSFISVRSFQPGDLVSTKSFYRNSWKWIPGKIVRSCGRVMYDVIASDGRLLRRHINQIRRRAVAHAPEGHQLPLDVLLEE; encoded by the exons ATGCAGAGAATGAAGGCGATTGCGAGAAGCTACCTGTATTGGCCAATGATCGACGACGATATTGTGAGCTACGTGGCATCTTGTGGATCCTGTTTGGCAGCCGCTAAAGCACCCCCTCGAGCAACACCTGCGACATGGCCAACACCATCGGGCGCCTGGCATAGAGTACACGTGGACTATGCTGGGCCACTGGAAGGGTATTACTTTTTAGTGGTGGTTGACGCTTTCTCCAAGTGGCCTGAAATCTACAAAACTACGAGTACAACAACATCTGCCACCATCTCCATGTTACGGAACATTTTCGCTCGCTTCGGTATGCCTGAAACGTTAGTCAGCGACAACGGTCCGCAATTTACCAGCGCCTTGTTTGCGGAGTTTTGCAACAGCAGCGGGATCGAGCACATCACGACAGCACCGTTCCATCCGCAATCAAATGGACAGGCGGAGCGGTTCGTCGATACGCTGAAACGAGCACTGCGGAAGATCCAGAGCGACGAGACGTCCCTTGATGAGGCCCTGGAATTGTTTCTCATGACGTACCGATCGACACCAAACGCGCAGTTGAGCCAGCAGAAATCTCCAGCTGAGGAAATGTTCGGCCGCCCCATCAGGACAGCACTGGAGCTGTTGCGGCCCCCATCATCACAC tCACTATCTCCTTCCTCATTTATTTCAGTGCGAAGTTTTCAACCTGGCGATCTCGTTTCTACAAAATCTTTCTATAGAAACTCATGGAAGTGGATACCGGGAAAGATCGTTCGTAGCTGTGGACGCGTTATGTATGACGTCATTGCGAGTGATGGACGTTTACTTCGGCGCCACATAAACCAAATCAGGCGTCGTGCGGTAGCCCATGCACCTGAGGGACATCAGCTGCCGCTTGATGTACTGTTAGAAgaatga